The following are encoded in a window of Epilithonimonas zeae genomic DNA:
- a CDS encoding GNAT family N-acetyltransferase yields the protein MYNQQDFYISTDKSKMDIETIHQYLSEESYWAKGIPKEIVEKSVANSFCFGVFYNDKQVGFAKVITDFTTIVYLGDVFILDEFRGLGLSKLLMENIMTHPELQGSRRWILLTADAHELYKKFGWNNIKDPAKWMEVHTKNPYQ from the coding sequence ATGTATAACCAACAAGACTTTTACATTTCTACTGATAAATCCAAAATGGACATAGAAACCATTCACCAATATTTATCCGAAGAATCCTATTGGGCAAAAGGTATTCCCAAAGAAATTGTTGAAAAATCTGTCGCCAATTCTTTCTGTTTTGGTGTTTTTTATAATGATAAACAGGTCGGATTTGCAAAAGTGATTACAGATTTTACGACGATTGTTTATTTGGGCGATGTGTTTATTTTGGATGAATTTCGTGGGTTAGGTTTGTCAAAATTATTAATGGAAAACATTATGACTCATCCGGAATTACAAGGCTCGAGAAGATGGATTCTTTTAACTGCTGACGCGCACGAACTTTATAAAAAATTTGGATGGAATAATATTAAAGATCCGGCAAAATGGATGGAAGTTCATACTAAAAATCCTTACCAATAA
- a CDS encoding VanZ family protein, producing the protein MKEKYQQIFITFYRYLIPFYTVFLLYLMFFGFGRSQYDINIVRLLPMISTFNFVKETIIWKTIIINVFGNVLMFTPFGFLGIVLPKLNNFRLLIFDFLFAIILVESLQYFTRLGVFDIDDVILNTVGVAIGFWMYRWLNKKFIGKDF; encoded by the coding sequence ATGAAGGAAAAATATCAACAGATATTTATAACATTTTACAGATATTTGATTCCGTTTTATACTGTTTTTTTGCTGTATCTGATGTTTTTCGGATTTGGAAGAAGTCAATACGATATTAATATTGTAAGATTGTTGCCGATGATTTCGACCTTTAATTTTGTCAAAGAAACCATTATTTGGAAAACGATTATCATCAATGTTTTTGGAAATGTTTTGATGTTCACGCCTTTTGGTTTTCTCGGAATTGTCTTACCCAAACTTAATAATTTCCGACTATTGATTTTTGATTTTCTCTTTGCAATTATTCTTGTAGAAAGTCTTCAATACTTCACAAGATTAGGTGTTTTCGATATCGATGATGTGATTCTTAATACAGTTGGTGTTGCAATCGGATTTTGGATGTATCGATGGTTGAATAAAAAGTTTATTGGTAAGGATTTTTAG
- a CDS encoding RelA/SpoT family protein, whose translation MNYDLEKENKEILARYKDLISNTYRTLDEENNKLIRKAFDLALDAHKDQRRKTGEPYIYHPIEVAKIVANEVGLGATSIACALLHDVIEDSEYTYEDLKKIFGETIADIVNGLTKISVMNQQNISVQSENYRKLLLTLSEDFRVILIKIADRLHNMRTLESMHPIKQKKIAAETSYIYAPLAHRFGLYSIKSELEDLSLKYNNPDVYNEILAKLETAKEGREKYVEEFTKEVSEQLKEENLNFTIKGRAKAISSIYRKMQKQNVTFEEVYDNYAIRIIYKSDPRNEKFLAWKIYSIVTDLYQSNPSRMRDWISQPRSTGYESLHLTVMGPDKKWIEVQIRSERMNEIAEKGVAAHYKYKEGYRKNTDDQRFENWVSEIRDVLEQQQNLSTSELLDNIKLNLYSKEVFVFTPKGEIKILPTGATALDFAFSVHSDLGTKCLGAKINGKLVPISYVLQNGDQIDILSSQNQKPKADWLEFVVTSKAKSKIKNILNSEKNQHTAEGKEILQRKMRHAKLNFNEEEINGLQKHLNLKTSQDLFLGFQNGTFDIGDIKKYADGKSILSNLFQRFRKTSNKEQFVEKVDSNLDMIVFGKDEEKLNYSFAKCCTVIPGDKIFGFITISDGIKVHSESCPNAINLRANYDYRVLQAKWVNAESFKNRIKIEIEGLDRMGMINDITAVISGSMNMDMKSLSISSNDGIFTGNINLEVKNKSQLEETFKQLKGIKGVSKVKRV comes from the coding sequence ATGAACTACGACTTAGAGAAAGAAAACAAGGAAATCCTTGCTCGATATAAAGACCTCATTTCCAACACCTACCGAACGTTGGATGAGGAAAACAACAAGCTTATCAGAAAGGCATTTGATTTAGCTTTGGATGCGCACAAAGATCAGCGGAGAAAAACGGGCGAACCTTATATCTACCATCCGATAGAAGTGGCTAAAATTGTTGCTAATGAAGTTGGTTTGGGAGCAACCAGTATCGCCTGTGCATTGCTTCACGATGTCATTGAGGATTCTGAATATACTTATGAAGATTTGAAAAAAATCTTCGGAGAAACTATTGCGGACATCGTTAATGGTTTGACTAAAATTTCTGTAATGAACCAGCAGAATATCTCTGTTCAATCAGAAAATTACAGAAAATTATTATTGACGCTTTCGGAAGATTTCCGTGTGATTCTCATCAAAATTGCAGATAGATTGCACAATATGAGAACGCTGGAAAGTATGCATCCTATCAAACAGAAAAAGATTGCTGCAGAAACGTCTTATATTTATGCGCCTTTGGCTCACAGATTTGGGCTTTATTCCATCAAATCTGAGTTGGAAGACTTGTCTTTAAAATACAATAATCCAGACGTTTATAATGAGATTCTTGCCAAATTGGAAACGGCAAAGGAAGGCCGTGAAAAATATGTAGAAGAGTTCACCAAAGAAGTTTCCGAACAACTGAAAGAAGAAAATCTGAATTTTACAATCAAAGGAAGAGCGAAAGCCATTAGCTCTATTTATCGTAAAATGCAGAAGCAGAATGTGACATTTGAGGAAGTTTATGATAATTATGCCATCAGAATTATTTACAAATCCGATCCTAGAAATGAGAAATTTTTGGCTTGGAAAATCTATTCTATCGTAACAGACCTTTACCAAAGTAATCCTTCGCGAATGCGTGACTGGATTTCTCAACCGAGATCAACAGGTTACGAAAGTCTCCATCTTACAGTAATGGGTCCGGATAAGAAATGGATCGAAGTTCAAATCCGTTCGGAAAGAATGAACGAAATCGCTGAAAAAGGTGTTGCAGCCCACTACAAATACAAAGAAGGCTACAGAAAAAACACAGATGACCAACGATTCGAAAATTGGGTTTCTGAGATTCGTGATGTTTTGGAACAACAGCAAAACCTTTCCACATCCGAACTTCTTGATAATATTAAATTAAATCTCTATTCTAAAGAAGTTTTTGTTTTCACACCAAAAGGAGAAATTAAGATTCTTCCCACTGGCGCAACAGCTTTGGATTTTGCATTTTCCGTTCACTCAGATTTGGGAACAAAATGTCTTGGTGCGAAGATTAACGGAAAATTAGTTCCAATCAGTTATGTTCTTCAAAATGGCGATCAGATCGATATTCTTTCTTCTCAAAACCAAAAGCCGAAAGCAGACTGGCTGGAGTTTGTTGTAACTTCTAAAGCCAAATCGAAGATTAAGAATATCCTTAATTCAGAAAAAAATCAACATACGGCTGAAGGAAAAGAGATTCTGCAAAGAAAAATGCGTCATGCCAAACTGAATTTCAATGAAGAGGAAATCAATGGTTTACAAAAACATCTGAATCTTAAAACGTCTCAGGACTTATTCTTAGGCTTCCAAAACGGAACTTTTGATATCGGCGATATCAAGAAATATGCAGACGGAAAAAGTATCCTTAGCAATTTGTTCCAACGTTTCAGAAAGACTTCTAACAAAGAACAATTTGTAGAAAAAGTTGATTCTAATCTGGATATGATTGTCTTTGGGAAAGATGAAGAAAAACTGAATTATTCTTTCGCCAAATGTTGTACGGTGATTCCTGGGGATAAGATTTTTGGGTTTATTACTATTTCAGACGGAATCAAAGTTCATAGTGAAAGTTGTCCAAACGCCATTAACCTGAGGGCTAATTACGATTATCGTGTTCTCCAAGCGAAATGGGTGAATGCAGAAAGCTTCAAAAACAGAATTAAAATTGAGATCGAAGGTTTGGACAGAATGGGAATGATTAACGATATCACGGCGGTTATCAGCGGCTCTATGAATATGGATATGAAGAGTTTGAGTATCTCGTCCAACGACGGTATTTTCACCGGAAATATCAACCTGGAAGTGAAGAACAAAAGCCAACTGGAAGAGACTTTCAAACAACTGAAAGGTATCAAAGGTGTTTCTAAAGTGAAGCGTGTTTAA
- the nhaA gene encoding Na+/H+ antiporter NhaA encodes MILTKYFQQFFHNSKSSGIFLIVFVLISLLIANSSLSGSFQNLLDTKIGTEIFHLNYSVSVWVNDGLMAIFFLLVGLEIKRELLEGELSDIKKASLPIFAALGGMLIPAIIYFSFNHDTDYKNGWAIPMATDIAFSLAIISLLGKSVPNSLKIFLSALAIVDDLGAIIVIALFYTDSIDWISLGICGSITALLIILNKSGVTRIFFYIIPGLLLWYFMHHSGIHATIAGVILAFTIPTNISETEISPLEKLEQKLHIPVSFVIMPLFALANTNITFQKEIFEGFINPLSLGIIGGLFIGKVLGINLFSFLAIKLKWAKLPAFSAWKEMIGVGFLAGIGFTMSIFVSLLAFPNEIEIQDISKISILIASVLSGVTGYFILKLNKKSLND; translated from the coding sequence ATGATTTTAACCAAATACTTTCAACAATTTTTTCATAATAGCAAAAGTTCAGGTATCTTCCTGATTGTTTTTGTTCTGATTTCTTTGTTAATAGCTAACAGTTCGCTTTCGGGAAGTTTTCAGAATCTTTTGGACACCAAAATTGGGACAGAAATATTTCATCTGAATTATTCGGTTTCTGTTTGGGTTAATGATGGCTTGATGGCTATTTTCTTTCTTTTGGTTGGTTTGGAAATCAAAAGAGAGTTGCTGGAAGGCGAATTATCTGACATCAAAAAAGCAAGTCTTCCCATTTTCGCTGCACTTGGCGGAATGTTGATTCCGGCAATTATTTATTTCAGTTTTAATCATGATACAGATTACAAAAACGGTTGGGCAATTCCCATGGCTACCGACATTGCATTTTCCCTAGCGATCATTTCTCTGCTGGGAAAGAGCGTTCCCAATTCTTTGAAAATTTTTCTGAGTGCATTGGCGATTGTAGATGATTTAGGAGCCATTATCGTAATCGCATTGTTTTATACAGATTCTATTGATTGGATTTCTCTAGGGATTTGCGGTAGCATTACTGCCTTACTGATTATTCTAAATAAAAGTGGAGTAACTAGAATTTTCTTTTACATCATTCCGGGATTATTGCTTTGGTATTTTATGCATCATTCCGGGATTCACGCAACAATTGCAGGTGTTATTCTGGCATTTACGATTCCAACTAATATTTCTGAAACTGAGATTTCTCCATTAGAAAAACTGGAGCAAAAGCTTCACATTCCTGTAAGTTTTGTTATAATGCCATTGTTTGCCTTGGCTAATACGAATATTACTTTTCAGAAAGAAATATTTGAAGGTTTCATCAATCCTTTAAGTCTGGGAATTATCGGAGGTTTGTTTATCGGAAAGGTTTTGGGTATCAACTTATTTTCTTTTTTAGCTATCAAATTAAAATGGGCAAAACTTCCCGCTTTTTCTGCCTGGAAAGAAATGATTGGTGTTGGATTCTTAGCCGGAATCGGTTTTACAATGTCGATTTTTGTCTCGCTTTTAGCATTCCCAAATGAAATTGAAATTCAGGATATTTCCAAAATCAGTATTTTGATTGCTTCGGTTTTGTCTGGAGTTACAGGATATTTTATATTGAAACTCAATAAAAAATCTCTCAATGATTAA
- a CDS encoding YihY/virulence factor BrkB family protein, which translates to MVKKLQRFFLKIKNFFDGIHIPVLGISLWKMLTIYTDAIFKNPLGRQAASISWNFFLSLFPMILFFLSVLPFMPHYDKLQFYIFEVLMPRVFPSHMQSDVTGYIQENIIPNMKSISNLTILLSFVFATNGCFTLIGGFNRNTELQRGFVKEYALAMLVTICFLTLVCLSIFGIYYSEVVLKLYTPTYDIGWFTKNLTKIIGFISFPLFYFILLTLFYWVGCLKITRLREAVPGAILTTFLFVLLTYFFAIYVSNIAKYNVLYGSIGSIILVMVWVNVNVFLVLMGNELNLAIKKVKLEKLVREEMYL; encoded by the coding sequence ATGGTAAAAAAATTACAGCGTTTTTTTCTCAAAATCAAGAACTTTTTCGATGGGATCCATATTCCTGTTTTAGGAATTTCTCTTTGGAAAATGTTGACGATTTACACAGATGCGATTTTCAAAAATCCCTTGGGAAGACAAGCTGCCAGTATTTCCTGGAATTTTTTCCTCAGTCTTTTCCCAATGATTCTTTTCTTTTTGTCTGTGTTGCCATTTATGCCGCATTACGACAAGCTTCAGTTTTATATTTTTGAGGTTTTGATGCCACGGGTTTTCCCTTCTCATATGCAGAGTGATGTGACAGGTTACATTCAGGAGAACATCATCCCGAATATGAAATCCATTAGTAATTTGACGATTTTATTGTCTTTCGTTTTTGCTACGAACGGCTGTTTTACTTTAATTGGAGGATTCAACAGAAATACAGAATTGCAGCGTGGTTTTGTAAAAGAATATGCTTTGGCGATGTTGGTTACGATTTGTTTTCTGACATTAGTCTGTCTTTCAATTTTCGGAATCTACTACAGCGAGGTTGTTCTGAAGCTTTACACGCCAACTTATGATATCGGTTGGTTTACTAAAAACTTAACCAAGATTATCGGATTTATATCTTTTCCGTTATTTTATTTTATTCTGCTCACACTTTTTTATTGGGTTGGATGTCTTAAAATTACAAGATTAAGAGAAGCTGTTCCAGGCGCTATTTTAACAACATTCCTTTTTGTGTTATTGACCTATTTCTTCGCTATTTATGTATCGAATATTGCAAAATATAATGTTCTTTACGGCTCCATTGGTTCCATTATTTTGGTAATGGTTTGGGTAAATGTCAACGTGTTTCTTGTCTTGATGGGTAATGAGCTTAATCTCGCTATCAAAAAAGTTAAATTAGAAAAATTGGTTCGGGAAGAAATGTATTTGTAA
- the rlmH gene encoding 23S rRNA (pseudouridine(1915)-N(3))-methyltransferase RlmH, producing MRINLLCIGKTDDKEIISLIKYYLPRIPKHWNFELVEIPDVKNAKNLSPDQLKKEEAKLFQNQIDSSDLVILLDEKGKQFTSREFSEKIDFWMGSSVKKVNILIGGAYGFSEEIYQRSNEKISLSKMTFTHQMIRLFFVEQIYRAATILQGKPYHND from the coding sequence ATGCGTATTAATTTACTCTGCATCGGGAAAACGGATGATAAAGAAATTATCTCTCTTATCAAATATTATCTGCCCAGAATCCCGAAACATTGGAACTTTGAATTAGTGGAAATTCCGGATGTGAAAAATGCTAAAAACCTGAGTCCTGATCAACTGAAAAAAGAGGAAGCTAAATTATTCCAAAACCAAATTGACTCTTCTGATTTGGTCATTCTTCTGGACGAAAAAGGAAAACAATTCACAAGTCGGGAATTTTCTGAAAAGATTGATTTTTGGATGGGAAGTTCCGTGAAAAAAGTTAATATCCTGATTGGCGGTGCTTATGGTTTTTCGGAGGAAATCTATCAGCGTTCTAATGAGAAAATCTCTTTATCCAAAATGACTTTTACACATCAAATGATTCGCTTGTTTTTTGTAGAACAGATTTATCGAGCAGCTACGATTTTGCAAGGAAAACCTTATCATAATGATTAG
- a CDS encoding phosphatase PAP2 family protein yields MNELISLDQQLLVFLNGLGSSTFDPFWLLVTGKWFWIPFYVILLYLVYKAVPRKKLIFVLIFIAIGITISDQLASVFKHGVERLRPCQDPMVLEKMRFVICGGKYGFYSAHASSVFFLFSFLSILIGKQYKYLTFILLFWAILVSYSRIYVGVHYPMDVAFGAGVGFLLGGFLANLTKKVINKN; encoded by the coding sequence ATGAACGAACTCATTTCTCTCGACCAACAATTACTTGTGTTTCTCAATGGATTGGGAAGTTCTACATTCGACCCGTTTTGGCTTTTAGTTACAGGGAAATGGTTTTGGATTCCGTTTTATGTGATTTTACTTTACCTTGTTTATAAAGCAGTTCCTCGTAAGAAATTGATTTTCGTATTGATTTTTATCGCTATTGGTATTACTATTTCTGATCAATTGGCTAGTGTTTTCAAGCACGGCGTCGAAAGATTGCGACCTTGTCAAGATCCTATGGTTCTGGAAAAAATGAGATTCGTGATTTGCGGTGGGAAATATGGTTTCTATTCTGCACACGCATCCAGTGTATTTTTCCTGTTTAGCTTTCTGTCTATTTTGATTGGCAAACAATATAAATATCTGACATTTATTTTGTTGTTTTGGGCGATTTTGGTCTCTTATAGCAGGATTTATGTTGGCGTTCATTACCCGATGGATGTAGCTTTTGGTGCGGGAGTTGGCTTTTTGCTCGGCGGTTTTTTAGCGAATCTTACCAAGAAAGTTATTAATAAGAATTAA
- a CDS encoding Sec-independent protein translocase subunit TatA/TatB: MELSIGEMLMIALAIVVLFGPDKLPEIARGLGEGVRKMRGAVDDIKTEIMKEADNPLSEIKKEIENVKKSAQEFNPLEDKKSVDFQNTVAEKIDLSEDDSHEGPVSR, encoded by the coding sequence ATGGAATTGAGTATTGGAGAAATGCTGATGATTGCTCTGGCAATTGTTGTTTTGTTCGGACCAGATAAATTACCCGAGATTGCGAGAGGTCTTGGTGAAGGTGTCCGTAAAATGCGCGGCGCGGTAGATGATATCAAAACCGAGATTATGAAAGAGGCTGATAATCCGCTTTCTGAAATCAAAAAAGAGATTGAAAATGTGAAGAAATCTGCACAGGAATTCAATCCTTTGGAAGATAAAAAAAGTGTTGATTTCCAAAACACAGTCGCTGAAAAAATTGACCTTTCCGAAGACGATTCTCACGAAGGTCCCGTAAGCCGATAA
- a CDS encoding TCR/Tet family MFS transporter → MKTNQKSAAIGFIFITLLIDITGWGIIIPVVPKLIEELIHADISEAAKYGGWLSFAYAFIQFVFSPLVGNLSDKYGRRPVILLSLFGFSIDYIFLALAPSIWWLFVGRIIAGITGASVTTASAYIADISTDEDRAKNFGLIGAAFGLGFIIGPVLGGVLGHYGARVPFYAAAVLCMINFIYGYFILPESLSKENRREFSWKRANPIGSFKFLRKHPEISALTTALILIYIGGHAVQSNWSFYTMYRFSWDERMVGISLGVVGLLVGLVQGVLIRWINPKIGDQKSIFYGLMLYAAGMLLYAFATEGWMMLVFTIPYCLGGICGPALQSIITKNIPSNEQGELQGALTSLMSATSIIGPPLMTNLFYYFTHKDAPFLFPGAPFFLAFLLFAVSIYFVYISFKGKKS, encoded by the coding sequence ATGAAAACAAACCAAAAATCAGCAGCTATAGGATTTATATTTATCACTTTGTTGATAGATATTACAGGTTGGGGGATCATCATCCCCGTAGTGCCGAAACTGATAGAAGAATTGATCCACGCAGACATCAGCGAGGCTGCCAAATATGGTGGATGGTTGAGTTTTGCGTATGCTTTCATACAATTCGTTTTCTCGCCTTTGGTTGGGAATCTAAGTGACAAATACGGTAGAAGACCAGTGATTTTACTTTCATTGTTTGGGTTTTCTATAGACTATATTTTTCTGGCATTGGCACCAAGTATCTGGTGGCTTTTTGTTGGCAGAATTATCGCAGGAATCACCGGAGCGAGTGTGACGACTGCGAGTGCCTACATTGCTGATATCTCTACCGACGAGGATCGTGCAAAGAATTTCGGATTGATAGGGGCGGCCTTCGGTTTAGGCTTTATCATCGGTCCTGTTTTGGGTGGTGTTTTGGGGCATTATGGTGCGAGGGTTCCGTTCTATGCGGCGGCAGTTTTGTGTATGATCAATTTTATTTACGGTTATTTTATCCTGCCTGAAAGTCTTAGCAAAGAAAACCGAAGAGAGTTCAGTTGGAAAAGAGCGAATCCGATCGGGTCTTTCAAATTCCTAAGAAAACATCCTGAAATCTCAGCTCTTACTACCGCTTTGATTTTGATTTATATTGGCGGACACGCTGTGCAAAGTAACTGGAGTTTCTACACGATGTACAGATTTAGCTGGGACGAAAGAATGGTGGGAATCTCGCTGGGCGTTGTAGGTCTTTTAGTTGGATTGGTGCAAGGTGTGCTGATCCGATGGATCAATCCTAAAATTGGTGACCAGAAAAGTATCTTTTATGGACTGATGCTGTATGCTGCGGGAATGCTTCTTTATGCCTTTGCAACGGAAGGCTGGATGATGTTGGTTTTCACAATTCCGTATTGTTTAGGTGGGATCTGTGGTCCTGCGTTGCAGTCAATCATTACCAAGAATATTCCGTCCAACGAGCAAGGTGAATTACAAGGAGCACTGACGAGTCTAATGAGTGCAACTTCTATCATCGGTCCGCCCTTGATGACGAATTTATTTTATTATTTCACACACAAAGATGCACCGTTTTTGTTTCCGGGAGCGCCATTTTTCTTGGCATTCTTGCTATTTGCGGTAAGTATCTATTTTGTTTATATCAGTTTTAAAGGGAAGAAATCCTAA